The following proteins are co-located in the Macrobrachium rosenbergii isolate ZJJX-2024 chromosome 28, ASM4041242v1, whole genome shotgun sequence genome:
- the LOC136853877 gene encoding LOW QUALITY PROTEIN: uncharacterized protein (The sequence of the model RefSeq protein was modified relative to this genomic sequence to represent the inferred CDS: deleted 2 bases in 1 codon), giving the protein MMYPRKLLDLCIENFVRLTKNIQLATISDKEKYMAVKRMWDVLWTLPQNIPIHAGELLHAYLMPSSGQDFSQSFLIALAANLRRITVFQWSGHIPLLQTSTFNDCYGYCQAFQLQALDLAGVDMNFNTSLLEGLLPKCLSLNVLKLGNNVNKAVLALAKQYCPLTVLHITEPQPWKKELSLPTLMELFFDVSKIHPEELLKKIRKGKNPHMKAAWPNLTNLSTGSCDVTDEFFVLAWIVFKKLKYVHSSENNISACMAKYLRLRSKVPDLGPLAIGRYFSLVELIPYSVKELIQVACAIETFTICVSRYLDSDVYKHFERLSEASLCPKAIWLTDLAICQEFERGTFSHFGKRAKKLQLDGGMMEIEELGELLFFPALEELTLNFRYGLSCSSGELPEYFVFPQVTSLVIRPLGKVNAHDQLFQMLPNTRELVLLGTNVKSKKLAINFKILPELRVLNIGDWNLVHLPDVLDVPRDIQYRERFKLYGPSDTLSCEDLRSLLNSGWNYFPRSKSALEAESTDIAHFG; this is encoded by the exons ATGATGTATCCGAGGAAGCTGCTAGACCTCTGCATCGAAAATTTCGTTCGCCTCACAAAAAACATACAACTAGCCACGATAAGTGACAAG GAGAAGTACATGGCAGTGAAACGTATGTGGGATGTGTTATGGACGCTCCCTCAGAATATCCCCATCCATGCAGGGGAGCTTCTGCACGCCTACCTCATGCCCTCCAGCGGCCAGGATTTCAGCCAAAGTTTCCTCATCGCTTTAGCTGCCAATCTAAGACGAATCACTGTCTTCCAATGGAGTGGGCACATACCGTTACTCCAGACATCGACCTTCAACGATTGCTACGGTTACTGTCAAGCATTTCAACTGCAAGCGCTGGACCTGGCTGGTGTAGACATGAATTTTAATACTTCTCTTCTAGAGGGACTCTTACCGAAATGTCTCTCCctgaatgttttgaaattaggcAATAATGTTAACAAAGCAGTTTTAGCTTTAGCTAAGCAATACTGCCCTTTAACGGTTCTTCACATAACAGAGCCGCAACCTTGGAAAAAAGAGCTTTCTTTACCAACGTTGATGGAACTGTTTTTTGATGTGTCAAAAATACACCCAGAAGAATTactaaagaaaattagaaaaggaaaaaatccccATATGAAGGCAGCATGGCCAAATCTCACTAATTTGTCAACTGGATCTTGTGATGTTACTGATGAGTTCTTTGTTCTTGCCTGGATTGTTTTTAAAAAACTCAAGTATGTTCATAGCAGCGAGAACAACATTTCTGCTTGCATGGCAAAGTATTTGCGGTTGAGAAGCAAAGTTCCAGATCTTGGCCCCCTTGCCATAGGAAGATATTTTTCACTTGTTGAACTCATACCATATTCAGTTAAAGAGTTGATTCAGGTTGCGTGTGCTATTGAAACTTTCACCATTTGTGTGTCTCGTTATTTAGATAGTGACGTTTATAAACACTTTGAAAGACTCTCCGAGGCTTCGTTATGTCCCAAGGCAATCTGGTTAACGGATTTGGCGATATGTCAAGAATTCGAAAGGGGAACCTTCTCCCATTTTGGAAAACGAGCCAAGAAACTTCAACTTGATGGAGGTATGATGGAGATAGAGGAACTTGGTGAACTTCTTTT TTTCCCTGCTCTTGAAGAACTGACTCTTAACTTCAGATATGGACTGAGCTGCAGCAGTGGTGAACTCCCTGAGTACTTCGTCTTCCCTCAAGTGACGTCATTGGTCATCAGACCATTAGGTAAAGTAAATGCTCATGACCAGCTTTTCCAAATGCTTCCTAACACACGGGAGCTTGTGCTCCTTGGTAccaatgtaaaaagtaaaaaactggccataaatttcaaaattttgccaGAACTACGTGTTCTCAATATTGGTGACTGGAATTTAGTGCACCTTCCTGATGTCCTTGATGTGCCCAGGGATATTCAGTACAGAGAGCGTTTTAAACTTTATGGTCCAAGTGATACATTGTCCTGTGAAGACCTCAGAAGCCTTCTCAATTCAGGATGGAATTATTTTCCAAGATCTAAATCTGCCTTAGAAGCAGAATCTACGGATATAGCCCACTTTGGGTGA
- the LOC136854068 gene encoding uncharacterized protein, translating to MMYPRKLLDLCVEYFVRLTRCLQQATIIDKEKYVAVKHIWDVLWTLPQNIPIHAGELLHAYLMPSSGQDFSQSFLIALAANLRRITVYPEKCHTSPLRQTSAYNDCYGYCQAFQLQTLDLTGIDLEFNTSVLEGLLPKCPSLNVLKLGSNSNKAVLALAKQYCPLTVLHITERQPWKKQLSLETLMELFFDVTETDPAKILEEFLKGTNPNIKASWPNLSNLSTGYCAVTREFFVLAWIIFKKLKYVHSSLTSVNACMEKYLQLRSKVPDLGPLAIGEYFSFVENIPDIVEDLVRVACDIENFTIHMLSSGPDEDLYKYLERLSEASLCPKAIRLMNIRTICQDKPKRGIFSLFGKRAKKLQLNGALLGVVDIKDLSELLLDFPAVEELTLDFRHGLSCGNDKLAEHLIFPQVTSLVISPSTEENAYDQLFQMLPHIQELVLLGPSVKIKRPAISFKLLPELRVLKISDWNLVHFSDLLDVPRDIRCRNRFDLHGPIDALSSEDIRTLLNSGWNYFPKSKSTLEVESRAKAYFH from the exons ATGATGTATCCGAGGAAGCTGTTAGACCTCTGCGTCGAATACTTCGTTCGCCTTACAAGATGCTTACAACAAGCCACAATAATTGACAAG GAGAAGTACGTGGCAGTGAAACATATATGGGATGTGTTATGGACGCTCCCTCAGAATATCCCCATCCATGCAGGGGAGCTTCTGCACGCCTACCTCATGCCCTCCAGCGGCCAGGATTTCAGCCAAAGTTTCCTCATCGCTTTAGCTGCCAATCTAAGACGAATCACTGTCTACCCAGAGAAATGTCACACGTCACCATTACGCCAGACATCAGCCTACAATGATTGCTACGGTTACTGTCAAGCATTTCAGCTGCAAACGCTGGACTTAACTGGTATAGACTTGGAGTTTAATACCTCCGTTCTAGAGGGACTCTTGCCAAAATGTCCTTCCctgaatgttttgaaattaggaAGCAATAGTAACAAAGCAGTTTTAGCTTTAGCTAAGCAATACTGCCCTCTAACGGTTCTTCACATAACTGAGCGGCAGCCTTGGAAGAAACAGCTTTCTTTAGAAACACTCATGGAACTATTTTTTGATGTAACAGAAACTGACCCTGCAAAAATATTAGAGGAGTTTCTAAAAGGAACAAACCCCAATATTAAGGCATCATGGCCAAATCTCAGTAATTTGTCAACTGGATATTGTGCTGTTACTAGAGAGTTCTTTGTTCTTGCCTGGATTATTTTTAAGAAACTCAAGTATGTTCATAGCAGCTTGACCAGTGTTAATGCTTGTATGGAAAAGTATTTGCAGTTGAGAAGTAAGGTTCCAGATCTTGGCCCCCTTGCCATaggagaatatttttcatttgttgaaaaCATACCAGATATAGTTGAAGATTTGGTTCGGGTTGCTTGTGATATTGAAAATTTTACCATTCATATGTTGTCTTCTGGTCCAGATGAAGACCTTTATAAATACTTGGAAAGACTCTCCGAGGCTTCGTTATGTCCCAAGGCAATCAGGTTAATGAATATTCGAACCATATGCCAAGATAAACCCAAAAGGGGAATCTTCTCCCTTTTTGGAAAACGGGCCAAGAAACTTCAACTCAACGGAGCTTTGCTGGGAGTGGTGGATATAAAGGACCTTAGCGAACTTCTTTTGGATTTTCCTGCTGTTGAAGAACTGACTCTTGACTTCAGACATGGACTGAGTTGCGGCAATGATAAACTCGCTGAGCACCTCATCTTCCCTCAAGTGACGTCATTGGTCATTAGCCCATCAACTGAGGAAAATGCTTATGACCAGCTTTTCCAAATGCTTCCTCACATACAAGAGCTTGTGCTCCTTGGTCCCAGTGTGAAAATTAAAAGACCAGCCATCAGTTTCAAACTTTTACCAGAACTACGTGTTCTCAAAATTTCTGACTGGAATTTAGTGCACTTTTCTGATCTCCTTGATGTGCCCAGGGATATTCGGTGCAGAAATCGATTTGATCTTCATGGACCAATTGATGCATTGTCCAGTGAAGATATCAGAACCCTTCTGAATTCAGGATGgaattattttccaaaatctaAATCTACCTTAGAAGTTGAATCCCGGGCCAAAGCTTACTTTCATTGA